The sequence GTACTCCCTCATGTCTGTCACCTTACCGGTGTCACCGTCCACACCGAACATGTGATGTCCCTCAGAGTGTTTAGCCTGTCGCCATTCATGATACGTCAGCCAATCAATGACTATTTCCATTATTTGTGTTGCTCACCCTCAGCTCTGTCAATGTTCTGATCGCATTTCCACCACAATTCTGCACCAGTGTTCTGGGGATGACCTCCAAGGCGTCCGCGATAGCCTTGTAAGGTGCACCCGCAACGCCCGGCAacatcttcgccttctctcCCAAAGCGACTGAGATGGCCATCTCAGtggcaccaccaccaggAACGAGAATGGGGTTGAAGACGACGTTTCGAGCGACTGACATGGCATCGGCGAGATTTCGGTCGATCTCGTTGAGGATGTCCTTAGAGGGACcgcggaggaggatggtaCATGCTTTGGGGGACTTGCATttgtcgaggaaggtgaagtATCTGCGCAGAGCGAGACTGAGTACACCATACTCTCAGAGACAACTTGGTACTCACTCGTcaccgatcttctcgatgtAGAATTCTCCACATTGCGCTCCAACGTCGGCGTCTCTCAGATCCTCCACCCGGTTGACGATGGTAGCTCCCACTGCTCGGGCGATACGGTTGTTATCTGACTTTCTCACTCGTCGGATGGCAGTGATGTTTGCTTTGAGAAGATAATGTTGCGCGAGATCTACAAGCAATTGCGATAGTCAGATTAATGCGTCCATCCATCGATGTGGTATCCTGCTAATCTAAATGCTTACCTGAAACACCCTTCTCAGTGAAGACCAAGTCCGGCTTGAACTCCACAATCTTGTCACACATCGACTTGATttgctcctcctcaatctGCAAGACTCTGTTCCagtcctcttctttgctGATCTCGATGTTGGTCTGTGATTCTCCCTTCTTATATTCCAAGGGGCAATCGAGCAAGACGATCCTGGGGTTCTcaatccttctcctcatctttgGGTGGGTAATATCCTTGTTGATCATGACACCTGAAAGGACTCTTGAttcctcgatctcaccacctggcaccttctccactcgAGCATATCGCTTGATGTCGACAGTCTTGATGTTCAC is a genomic window of Kwoniella newhampshirensis strain CBS 13917 chromosome 13, whole genome shotgun sequence containing:
- a CDS encoding T-complex protein 1 subunit gamma, which encodes MAMPGGMPMVVMNTGPERQTGRKAQTANIVAAKTVADVIRTCLGPKAMLKMILDPMGGILLTNDGHAILREIDVAHPAAKSMIELSRTQDEEVGDGTTSVIILAGEILAYSLPLLERNIHPVVIIRAFKAALNDALETISQISTPVDISSESEMLALIKTSIGTKFSSRWSDLMCSLALQAVKTVAVTAEAENGLINNSSESDKGNLVNIKTVDIKRYARVEKVPGGEIEESRVLSGVMINKDITHPKMRRRIENPRIVLLDCPLEYKKGESQTNIEISKEEDWNRVLQIEEEQIKSMCDKIVEFKPDLVFTEKGVSDLAQHYLLKANITAIRRVRKSDNNRIARAVGATIVNRVEDLRDADVGAQCGEFYIEKIGDEYFTFLDKCKSPKACTILLRGPSKDILNEIDRNLADAMSVARNVVFNPILVPGGGATEMAISVALGEKAKMLPGVAGAPYKAIADALEVIPRTLVQNCGGNAIRTLTELRAKHSEGHHMFGVDGDTGKVTDMREYGLLESASVKIQTLKTAIESATLLLRVDDIVSARRPGEGADAGAGVQTMGGEGGPEGAEM